One Drosophila willistoni isolate 14030-0811.24 chromosome 2R unlocalized genomic scaffold, UCI_dwil_1.1 Seg167, whole genome shotgun sequence DNA segment encodes these proteins:
- the LOC6642617 gene encoding multiple epidermal growth factor-like domains protein 8, whose product MQRMYATLRLATLTFWILIVTQTQRLPLASSLPAAAPLSSSSSSSASAAPCDRSRKVFTDPYGEISDGPPSRNYTQDSHCEWLIKARNDSQFITLTFHSMGTECSYDYIYVYDGDSFNSTLLGSFSGRTQPQRLVARSGSMLILMYSDTNYVLDGFRASYYISNCLNNCHNHGKCVGHQCVCHGEWVGPDCEDEACPQKCGEHQGRGKCQKSICHCSYGWSGRLCDLSDSPAGSSWRWLATDAEGMTPRAAHTAVYMDDEDALYVFGGYDLNHVITTLQIYRFSSSQWEDEWGIPLQSRRHFYHPHKIDHTLLKAVLQHKNEDEAKLWGLNSDVSFFRNILYTLAESNLHQRRTRSSLPLTIVNANSTDEELNEYLEDILDDVVTGPPGRYGHAADRVPGGFVIFGGKHANGSFYNDLWLYNNTVSGTKWKQMAVGSHLKPPPLARHTLNTAGDNHLYLFGGSLETGEFSSSIYRIELPLTEDSQWELVQPRGGKTLDVRLAAHSTVYYKGTNSLIVFGGIMTSLARFSKLSDRIFAFQLDQQHWTEILYPRTALRDTNIPRERAFHTATISGNYMIVFGGYTHRHNKDEICYDNQMYWYHLSCHIWINQVISEDDSLYPKRQGVFAQAAALRRNHTLLIVGGYHGNVNADLFAYELPQVLRVENKLYNPEMSCRLHSSHTACLSNPECGWCSADSSCYGRTIGANCTTNLQTTRCPGICPSLGDCHSCLVHGSRWSGDVSDSSSAAFSVATKLGLNECTWCVQNARCHHRDDNYGVCGDSSGWWGAQGTEIRQPALCTSHDRRPGLTYIKYHYPINMTMPDYVAIVNATMVDFAAPPPTTHFEQKLEGEMLARLLGFVRPQPQWNNSAIRVCSSYSSAVLRAGLGLNLDGLTNVTAQNSNQSYCSNVPLPSIDQPFLIDFQARRRIGLNQIYNNYRAKMELQHLHAGQLNAFTFEYLEPYYSGDCTQYSNCLYCLTDASCSWCPLTAKCHLKSVNESEVCVRRDEEAEQTHWAYLISQPSQCANCSNYVSCEACAGSGECEWWTEDARCGRLGKSNGSVRAIAECPRSCRERQGCQECLGERGRCVWCEASRQCFSFSVYTSEYQFGMCREWMDQVVPRQPQQQQHQQTQSTGDFLPQQQCKSCEQHRNCSSCLRTLSCGWCFDRDNPIEGLCMHGDFSYSSGNCSLALNSSSQHDAEWAYAQCPDVDECGLGLHDCHKEAKCTNTQGSYNCHCRRGFVGDGRFSCQRTCYEFCQNGHCSGPPDYICRCNLGWTGSDCSLNCGCNNHSTCTERQGKCDQCQAWTEGERCERCRQGSFGNATSTQGCHPCECNGHGNQDLGICNVSNGECFCKDNTQGLKCDKCAPGYYGVPLDGGQCYYQCESRGILTGIGRSAIGSYQSYRSPWGASIEVRECLWILQPKILQAEKSLLQLEFQWQTLVMDCDENAVYIYDSLPDLTGAAQQNQLLAVICSPYSSARIIEARSSHVTVYYKQGSERRHFGFNALYSVKNCAAGSCLPPHVCDSQQRCVCPAGYVGARCEVEICPSNCNAKRMQGYCDMEYGRCICSNGSYAGSDCGTLVQRNHLVLTELFNTQLLSEAFEHLRKTIPRFGHSVNADRRGSLWMFGGYSPSHGPLNDFRQFDTKNGTWLQVTVESSTPEDRMPLGRYFHAAEIFVKKQIIYIYGGIGQDSRLLKDFWMFSIQNQRWSQIAVEIESSSRGELPPALAGHTLTHLRYQDHESLILLGGLTLNKSRPLELWEYNLDSGQWQELAALGARMPVLYGHSSVYHAETHSVYVFGGYATEPQNLLYALDLNKLSWTELPSFRELNAPSTLMPRARYFHSAVSTDHYMVVYGGRTKPYNASDVLIAYVYACNQWVRLTEDVELIGRLPPASYAEDMAIDTDTGAIYVIGGWDGSSTHNHVTRITMPEDICQLWSSGKYLCRHYMGCSFCTIQNTYSSNSHCFTQGRVPCANHNGTLVVNNGAACSDAWMASRNCSSFGSCSACLASWPTHQELTPVCQWCDDCGIRGRCVPAGVDCGRSSDWCHNQLSVGVLGLCPLPQCYQLGCETCMLQPQCNWARNELGVVECISKELVEKNQYALVEQCPTPCHTHTNCTSCLAVGQDLKDCKWSTMLNSCISPSSQPLLCAGGVCGLVLESNELERCPEPCHVYGKCSDCLQHAHCGWCAREGYNGDGICTEGALEHKREYPSGSTCDLIYASWRNDSEPLSHADVVSWHYVQCPAENECINGHHSCDAISEQCIDLDSAEGYKCTCAQGYKDEQGICSPVCHQGCVRGNCIKPDMCQCDFGYVGSNCSIQCLCNGHSDCESSSLLDNCLQCHNHTMGAQCEKCQPLFVGDPRDGHSCQPCLDYCNGHSDVCVAYDADPAVFNMTRSELERILPEGPTHNATCLRCSNHTDGDRCDSCLQGYFRGSEDLQKPCRLCQCHGHGNVCDPVTGEKCNCANNTESDATCTAGGGKNSAQLCWSVQCSKCRDSYAGNPTDGHQCYKQITVESRMCFDAKPIEECKSKPAALKPGQTVFFVIQPRFMNVDIRIIIDVTQGELDVFMSPQDDSFIVETNDTSGYHDIFLDNRYNWGPKMKRDHPLNIALPRHDNATIQKLFTPERRISGLGSGGGGERIDRGDRGSSSYYIPQLQDCKSHGGHSFIVKDQHAKDLSTHVTLNQCNTLLRLFGLKNRLVLTLPQHAHNLSATRFFIALRASSGPEPSYGSVVFRQDQLHIDLFVFFSVFFSCFFLFLAVCVIVWKVKQAADLRRARRQHVVEMLHLAKRPFAQIFLASTAGLDIESPQPATTSTGTSTTTRAMRQRARQALLMQQEQGTEMHQLHHQQQHHHHHQHHHHHHHHTHHSNRRLATDIMLVAIEPTYDNLAAVGTVFVSLPGRSRAPLSIAMGSTLIAYPRQYPLNARHFMRAQRHGHVGHHQA is encoded by the exons atgcaaaGAATGTACGCCACGCTGCGGCTGGCAACCTTGACTTTCTGGATATTAATCGTTACCCAAACTCAGCGATTGCCGTTAGCATCATCGCTGCCAGCAGCGGCTCccttatcatcatcatcatcatcctccgCTTCAGCTGCTCCCTGCGATAGGAGTCGAAAAGTTTTCACCGATCCCTATGGCGAGATTAGCGATGGCCCACCCAGTCGCAATTATACACAAGATTCACATTGCGAGTGGCTGATCAAGGCTCGAAATGATAGCCAATTCATTACACTCACATTCCATAGCATGGGCACAGAGTGCTCCTATGATTATATCTATGTGTATGATGGGGATTCGTTCAATTCGACGCTGCTGGGAAGCTTCAGTGGACGCACTCAGCCCCAACGTCTGGTGGCCAGGAGTGGAAGT aTGCTCATCCTCATGTATAGCGATACGAATTATGTTTTGGATGGCTTCCGAGCCTCTTATTATATATCCAATTGTCTGAATAATTGTCACAATCATGGCAAATGTGTGGGCCATCAGTGTGTATGCCATGGCGAATGGGTTGGCCCGGATTGCGAGGATGAGGCCTGTCCCCAGAAATGTGGCGAACATCAAGGACGCGGCAAATGTCAGAAGAGCATATGCCATTGCTCATATGGCTGGAGCGGCAGATTGTGCGATCTAAGCGATTCACCAGCTGGTAGTAGTTGGCGTTGGCTGGCAACCGATGCCGAAGGCATGACCCCTCGAGCTGCTCACACAGCCGTCTATATGGATGATGAGGATGCACTCTATGTGTTTGGTGGCTACGATCTGAATCATGTGATTACCACTCTCCAG ATTTATCGGTTTAGCTCTAGTCAATGGGAAGATGAATGGGGTATTCCTCTCCAGAGTCGACGGCATTTCTATCATCCGCATAAAATCGATCATACCCTCCTAAAGGCAGTGCTCCAGCATAAAAACGAAGATGAGGCCAAACTTTGGGGATTAAATagcgatgttagcttctttcgCAACATTTTGTACACATTGGCGGAATCGAATTTACATCAGCGTCGAACCCGATCCTCGTTGCCTCTGACCATAGTTAATGCAAATTCCACGGATGAAGAATTAAATGAATATCTTGAGGATATACTGGATGATGTGGTGACGGGTCCGCCAGGACGTTATGGACATGCTGCTGATCGTGTTCCGGGCGGATTTGTTATCTTTGGTGGCAAACATGCCAATGGTAGTTTCTACAATGATCTCTGGCTATATAATAATACTGTGAGTGGCACCAAATGGAAACAAATGGCAGTGGGATCACATTTAAAGCCACCTCCCCTGGCTAGGCACACCCTGAACACAGCTGGCGATAATCATTTGTATCTTTTTGGTGGCAGTCTAGAGACTGGAGAATTCTCCTCGAGCATATATCGCATTGAATTGCCCTTGACGGAGGATTCACAATGGGAACTCGTGCAACCAAGAGGTGGCAAGACTTTGGATGTCCGTTTGGCTGCCCATTCCACTGTGTATTACAAGGGAACCAACTCATTGATTGTTTTTGGTGGCATTATGACCAGTTTGGCGCGTTTTTCCAAGCTATCGGATAGAATATTTGCCTTTCAATTGGATCAACAGCATTGGACAGAGATTCTATATCCCCGAACAGCGTTGCGGGATACAAATATTCCAAGGGAGAGAGCTTTTCACACGGCAACCATATCGGGCAACTATATGATTGTTTTTGGCGGCTATACCCATCGTCATAACAAGGATGAAATCTGTTATGATAATCAAATGTATTGGTATCATTTAAGTTGTCACATTTGGATTAATCAGGTGATCTCCGAGGATGATAGTTTGTATCCCAAGAGGCAGGGTGTCTTTGCCCAGGCAGCTGCATTGCGTCGCAATCACACGCTACTCATTGTGGGCGGCTATCATGGCAATGTGAATGCTGATCTCTTTGCCTACGAATTGCCCCAGGTGTTGCGTGTGGAGAATAAGCTATATAATCCCGAGATGTCATGTCGTTTGCATTCTTCCCATACGGCTTGCCTCTCGAATCCCGAATGTGGTTGGTGTTCTGCCGATAGTAGTTGCTATGGACGCACAATTGGTGCCAATTGTACTACAAATCTGCAGACAACACGTTGCCCTGGCATTTGTCCCTCTCTGGGGGATTGTCATTCTTGTCTCGTGCATGGCTCGCGCTGGAGTGGCGATGTCAGTGATTCGTCATCGGCTGCCTTTTCGGTGGCCACCAAATTGGGCCTAAACGAATGCACTTGGTGTGTCCAGAATGCACGTTGTCATCATCGTGATGATAATTATGGCGTCTGTGGTGATAGTTCGGGATGGTGGGGCGCCCAGGGCACTGAAATACGACAACCAGCTCTCTGCACAAGTCACGATCGTCGTCCGGGACTCACGTATATCAAGTATCATTATCCCATCAATATGACCATGCCGGATTATGTGGCCATTGTGAATGCTACCATGGTGGATTTTGCTGCACCGCCACCAACCACACATTTTGAACAGAAATTGGAGGGAGAAATGTTGGCACGTCTTTTGGGTTTCGTTCGCCCACAACCTCAATGGAATAATTCAGCTATTCGCGTTTGCTCTAGCTATTCATCGGCCGTTTTAAGAGCTGGCTTGGGTCTGAATCTTGATGGACTGACCAATGTCACGGcacaaaattcaaatcaatCGTATTGCAGTAATGTCCCTTTGCCCAGCATTGATCAGCCTTTTCTTATAGATTTTCAG GCACGTCGTCGCATTGGCTTGAATCAAATCTATAATAATTATCGAGCTAAAATGGAATTGCAACATTTGCATGCTGGTCAATTGAATGCTTTCACTTTTGAATATTTGGAACCATATTATTCTGGTGATTGTACACAATATTCCAATTGTTTGTATTGCCTAACAGATGCCTCCTGTTCGTGGTGTCCATTGACAGCGAAATGTCATTTGAAATCGGTTAATGAGAGTGAGGTTTGTGTGCGGCGAGACGAGGAGGCGGAGCAAACGCATTGGGCCTATCTCATTAGTCAGCCAAGTCAGTGTGCCAATTGCTCGAATTATGTGAGTTGTGAGGCGTGTGCCGGGAGCGGAGAATGTGAATGGTGGACAGAGGATGCACGCTGTGGTCGCTTGGGTAAATCTAATGGCAGTGTACGCGCCATAGCCGAATGTCCGAGATCATGCCGCGAACGTCAGGGTTGCCAGGAATGCTTGGGCGAACGTGGACGTTGCGTCTGGTGTGAGGCAAGTCGACAATGTTTCAGTTTCTCTGTCTACACGAGTGAATACCAGTTTGGCATGTGCCGCGAATGGATGGATCAGGTGGTGCCCAGACagccacagcagcaacagcatcagcaaACGCAATCAACTGGCGATTTTCTACCCCAACAACAATGTAAATCCTGTGAACAGCATCGCAATTGCTCCTCTTGTCTGCGTACTTTAAGTTGTGGCTGGTGCTTCGATCGCGACAATCCCATTGAGGGTCTCTGCATGCACGGCGATTTTAGCTACAGTTCCGGAAATTGTTCACTCGCCCTGAACAGCTCCAGTCAACATGATGCCGAATGGGCGTATGCCCAGTGCCCGGATGTAGATGAATGTGGTCTGGGCTTGCATGATTGTCACAAGGAGGCCAAGTGCACGAATACCCAAGGCAGTTACAATTGCCATTGTCGTCGTGGCTTTGTGGGCGATGGACGTTTTAGCTGCCAAAGGACATGCTATGAATTCTGCCAGAATGGACATTGCTCCGGGCCACCGGACTACATCTGCCGTTGTAATCTTGGATGGACAGGCAGCGATTGTAGTTTGAATTGTGGCTGCAATAATCATTCGACTTGCACGGAGCGACAGGGTAAATGTGATCAATGTCAGGCCTGGACAGAGGGTGAACGCTGTGAAAGATGTCGCCAGGGCAGCTTTGGTAATGCCACCTCCACCCAGGGCTGTCATCCCTGTGAGTGTAACGGCCATGGCAATCAGGATTTGGGCATTTGTAATGTCAGCAATGGGGAATGCTTTTGCAAGGATAATACCCAAGGACTCAAGTGTGATAAATGTGCACCCGGCTATTATGGTGTTCCCCTGGATGGGGGTCAGTGTTACTATCAATGTGAATCACGTGGCATTTTAACGGGCATTGGACGCAGTGCCATTGGCTCGTATCAATCGTATCGTTCCCCATGGGGTGCCAGCATCGAGGTACGCGAATGTCTTTGGATCCTGCAACCGAAAATTCTACAAGCCGAGAAATCTTTACTTCAATTGGAATTCCAATGGCAGACTCTTGTAATGGATTGCGATGAGAATGCTGTGTATATCTATGATAGTTTACCAGATCTTACGGGTGCTGCCCAGCAGAATCAATTGCTGGCTGTAATCTGTTCACCCTACAGTTCGGCACGCATCATTGAGGCACGTTCCAGTCATGTCACCGTCTACTATAAACAGGGTAGCGAACGTCGTCATTTTGGTTTCAATGCTTTGTATTCGGTGAAGAATTGTGCCGCCGGCAGTTGCTTGCCTCCGCATGTCTGTGATTCCCAGCAAAGATGTGTGTGTCCGGCTGGTTATGTGGGCGCTCGCTGTGAAGTGGAAATCTGTCCGAGTAATTGTAATGCCAAGCGAATGCAAGGCTACTGCGACATGGAATATGGACGTTGTATTTGCAGTAATGGCAGCTATGCTGGTTCGGATTGTGGAACTCTGGTGCAGAGAAATCATTTGGTTCTAACCGAACTCTTTAATACACAACTTTTGTCCGAGGCATTTGAACATTTGCGTAAGACAATTCCACGTTTCGGTCACTCGGTGAATGCGGATCGTCGGGGCTCGCTATGGATGTTTGGTGGCTATTCCCCCAGTCATGGACCACTCAATGATTTCCGACAATTTGATACGAAAAATGGCACATGGCTGCAAGTTACAGTGGAATCATCCACTCCAGAGGATCGTATGCCCTTGGGACGTTATTTTCATGCCGCTGAGATATTTGTGAAGAAGCAAATAATCTATATATACGGTGGCATTGGTCAGGATTCGCGTTTGCTGAAGGATTTCTGGATGTTCTCCATACAGAATCAACGTTGGAGTCAAATTGCTGTAGAGATTGAGTCCTCATCGAGGGGTGAATTGCCACCAGCTTTAGCTGGTCATACACTAACCCATTTGAGGTACCAAGATCACGAGAGTCTCATTCTTTTGGGTGGCTTAACGCTGAACAAATCCCGTCCACTGGAGCTATGGGAATATAATTTAGATTCCGGCCAATGGCAAGAGTTGGCAGCTCTGGGAGCCCGCATGCCTGTTCTATATGGTCATAGCTCTGTATATCATGCTGAGACGCATAGTGTTTATGTCTTTGGTGGTTATGCCACAGAGCCGCAGAATCTGTTATATGCCCTggatttaaataaattgagtTGGACGGAATTGCCAAGTTTCCGGGAGCTGAATGCTCCATCGACTCTAATGCCGCGTGCAAGGTATTTCCATTCAGCCGTTAGTACGGATCACTATATGGTTGTCTATGGTGGACGTACCAAGCCGTATAATGCCAGTGATGTTCTAATTGCCTATGTCTATGCCTGTAATCAGTGGGTACGTCTGACCGAGGATGTGGAACTTATAGGACGTCTGCCGCCGGCCAGTTATGCTGAAGACATGGCCATAGATACCGATACGGGTGCAATTTACGTTATTGGCGGCTGGGATGGCAGTTCAACGCATAATCATGTGACCAGGATAACCATGCCCGAGGACATTTGTCAATTGTGGAGCAGTGGAAAGTATTTGTGTCGGCATTATATGGGTTGTAGCTTCTGTACCATCCAGAATACGTATAGCAGCAATTCGCATTGCTTTACCCAAGGGCGAGTGCCGTGTGCCAATCACAATGGCACTCTGGTGGTCAATAATGGAGCAGCCTGTTCGGATGCCTGGATGGCCAGTCGGAATTGTTCGAGTTTCGGCAGTTGTAGTGCTTGCTTAGCCTCTTGGCCCACCCATCAGGAATTGACCCCGGTTTGCCAATGGTGCGACGATTGCGGCATACGAGGCAGATGTGTTCCAGCTGGCGTGGATTGTGGACGCAGTAGCGATTGGTGTCACAATCAACTGAGTGTTGGAGTCTTGGGCTTGTGTCCGCTTCCGCAATGTTATCAACTGGGATGCGAAACGTGTATGCTGCAGCCGCAATGCAATTGGGCACGCAACGAATTGGGCGTGGTGGAATGCATATCCAAGGAATTGGTGGAGAAGAATCAATACGCTTTAGTGGAGCAGTGTCCCACGCCCTGTCACACGCACACGAATTGCACATCATGTCTGGCCGTGGGACAAGACCTCAAGGATTGCAAGTGGTCAACCATGTTGAATTCATGCATTTCGCCAAGTTCTCAACCGCTCCTATGTGCCGGAGGAGTTTGTGGTCTTGTCTTGGAGTCAAATGAGTTGGAACGTTGCCCGGAACCTTGTCATGTTTATGGTAAATGTTCGGATTGCCTGCAGCATGCCCATTGCGGTTGGTGTGCCCGTGAGGGTTACAATGGCGATGGCATTTGCACTGAGGGCGCCTTGGAGCATAAACGGGAATATCCATCCGGTTCGACATGTGATCTGATCTATGCCTCCTGGCGCAATGATTCGGAACCATTGAGTCATGCTGATGTTGTGTCCTGGCATTATGTTCAATGTCCCGCCGAGAATGAATGTATTAATGGCCATCATAGTTGTGATGCCATATCGGAGCAATGCATCGATCTGGATTCAGCTGAAGGCTACAAATGCACCTGTGCCCAGGGCTACAAAGATGAGCAGGGCATTTGTTCGCCCGTCTGTCATCAGGGTTGTGTACGCGGCAATTGCATCAAACCGGACATGTGTCAATGCGATTTCGGTTATGTGGGATCAAATTGTAGCATCCAATGTCTGTGCAATGGTCATTCCGATTGTGAGTCGAGTAGTTTGCTGGACAATTGTCTGCAATGTCATAATCACACAATGGGAGCCCAGTGTGAGAAGTGTCAACCTCTGTTTGTGGGTGATCCTCGTGATGGTCACTCGTGTCAACCGTGTTTGGACTATTGCAATGGTCATTCCGATGTTTGTGTGGCCTATGATGCCGATCCGGCTGTATTTAATATGACACGTTCCGAATTGGAGCGCATTTTGCCCGAAGGACCAACACATAATGCCACTTGCTTGCGTTGCAGCAATCACACGGATGGAGATCGTTGTGATAGCTGTCTCCAGGGCTATTTCCGTGGCAGTGAGGACTTGCAGAAGCCATGCCGGCTCTGTCAATGTCATGGACATGGCAATGTCTGTGATCCTGTGACTGGGGAGAAATGCAATTGTGCCAACAATACGGAAAGTGATGCCACTTGCACAGCGGGCGGTGGAAAGAATTCCGCACAACTATGCTGGAGTGTACAATGCTCCAAGTGTCGGGACTCGTATGCCGGCAATCCCACCGATGGCCATCAGTGTTACAAACAAATCACCGTGGAGTCGCGCATGTGCTTCGATGCCAAGCCCATAG AGGAATGCAAATCGAAACCAGCTGCCCTAAAGCCTGGCCAAACTGTCTTCTTTGTCATTCAGCCCAGATTCATGAATGTGGACATTAGGATAATAATCGATGTGACCCAAGGGGAATTGGATGTCTTTATGTCACCGCAAGATGATTCTTTCATTGTGGAAACGAATGATACAAGTGGCTATCATGATATATTCCTGGACAATCGTTACAATTGGGGCCCGAAAATGAAACGAGATCATCCGCTTAACATTGCCTTGCCTCGTCATGATAATGCCACAATACAAAAGCTATTCACTCCGGAACGTCGCATCAGTGGCTTGGGCAGTGGAGGCGGCGGCGAGCGCATTGATCGTGGTGATAGAGGTTCCAGCTCATATTATATACCACAATTGCAGGATTGCAAGAGTCATGGTGGTCATAGTTTCATTGTCAAGGATCAGCATGCCAAGGACTTGAGCACACATGTAACTCTGAATCAATGTAATACTTTGTTGCGCCTTTTCGGCTTGAAGAATCGTTTGGTCTTGACATTGCCGCAACATGCTCACAATTTGAGTGCCACACGATTTTTTATTGCATTACGTGCCAGTTCTGGTCCAGAGCCGAGTTATGGTTCGGTGGTCTTTCGTCAGGATCAATTGCACATTGATCTCTTTGTCTTCTTTTCGGTGTTCTTTTCCTGCTTTTTCCTCTTCCTGGCCGTTTGTGTTATCGTGTGGAAGGTTAAGCAGGCAGCTGATTTGAGACGAGCTCGACGTCAACATGTCGTTGAGATGTTACATCTGGCGAAACGACCATTTGCCCAGATATTCCTTGCCTCCACTGCCGGTTTGGATATCGAGAGTCCTCAGCCAGCGACCACGAGCACTGGTACGTCAACAACAACACGTGCCATGCGACAAAGGGCACGTCAAGCTTTGCTAATGCAACAGGAGCAAGGAACAGAAATGCATCAACttcaccaccagcagcagcatcaccatcatcatcaacatcatcatcatcaccatcatcatacACATCATAGCAATCGTCGTTTAGCCACTGACATTATGCTGGTGGCCATTGAACCAACTTATGATAATCTTGCGGCAGTTGGAACAGTTTTTGTCAGTCTACCCGGACGTTCACGTGCTCCATTGAGCATTGCCATGGGCTCGACATTGATTGCCTATCCACGGCAATATCCACTCAATGCGCGACATTTTATGCGTGCCCAACGACATGGACATGTTGGACATCATCAAGCCTaa